The following coding sequences lie in one Apium graveolens cultivar Ventura chromosome 3, ASM990537v1, whole genome shotgun sequence genomic window:
- the LOC141713540 gene encoding leucine-rich repeat receptor-like protein kinase PXC1, with protein MELLHTLSLLLISLLISLQLSISLADDTAALSLFRSTTDTHGALLSNWTLTSSTSTACSASWIGVNCTNNRVIALNLPSLNLRGSLDSLASLDQLRFLDLSNNRLNGSIKAILNCINLKLVYLSGNDLSGEIPAEITSLRRILRLDLSDNNFNGLIPTEFPAKLLTLRLDNNELSGTIPSSLELIPKLEQLNLSNNLLYGQVPESLIQKFGNESFLGNEELCGASSFPECSSINVPPSAASNRTVESSPTSKKSKRKGLSPGAIVAIVIATAVVIVVVIYVIVACYCGRYSRDSNVGSESGKKRSSYGSEKKVFANNGGGDSDGTSASDKSKLVFFDRKQQFELEDLLKASAEMLGKGSLGTVYRAVLDDGIAVAVKRLKDANPCGRKEFEQYMDVIGRLKHANVVRLRAFYYAKEEKLLVYDYLPNGSLYSLLHGNRGPGRIPLDWTTRISLVLGAARGLARVHEEYETARIPHGNVKSSNVLLDKNGVACIADFGLALLLNPVHATTRLGGYRAPEQVEFKRLSQKADVYSFGVLLLEVLTGRAPSKFPSPAPNHPLAEEEEEQVVDLPKWVRSVVKDEWTAEVFDQELLRYKNIEEELVAMLQVAMVCVVPQPEKRPSMSEVAKLIEEIRVEKSPLGEDYDESRDSLSPSVATTEG; from the exons ATGGAGCTTCTTCACACACTCTCTCTCCTCCTCATCTCTCTCCTCATCTCTCTCCAACTCTCAATCTCTCTCGCCGACGACACCGCCGCTCTCTCTCTCTTCCGCTCCACCACCGACACACACGGCGCACTTCTCTCCAACTGGACTCTCACTTCCTCAACTTCCACCGCCTGCTCTGCCTCCTGGATAGGTGTTAATTGCACCAACAACCGTGTCATTGCTCTCAATCTCCCCTCTCTCAATCTCCGCGGCTCTCTCGACTCTCTCGCCTCTCTCGATCAGCTCCGCTTTCTCGATCTCTCTAATAACCGTCTCAACGGCTCTATTAAGGCAATTCTTAATTGTATAAATTTAAAACTTGTTTATCTCTCCGGTAATGATCTATCCGGAGAAATTCCAGCTGAGATCACTTCTCTACGGAGAATTCTCCGGTTAGATTTATCGGATAATAATTTTAATGGACTAATTCCTACTGAATTTCCAGCTAAGTTGCTTACACTTCGTTTAGATAATAATGAACTCTCCGGTACAATTCCTTCGTCTCTCGAGTTAATTCCGAAGCTTGAGCAGCTCAATCTCTCGAATAATTTGTTGTACGGTCAAGTACCTGAAAGCCTTATTCAAAAATTTGGTAATGAGAGCTTTTTAGGTAATGAAGAGTTATGCGGTGCCTCTTCTTTTCCGGAATGTTCTAGTATTAATGTACCTCCATCGGCTGCTTCTAATCGGACTGTTGAATCATCACCGACATCTAAAAAATCGAAGCGGAAAGGTCTTAGTCCTGGCGCTATTGTGGCAATTGTAATTGCAACTGCGGTTGTAATAGTAGTGGTTATCTATGTTATAGTTGCTTGTTATTGTGGTAGATACTCGAGAGACTCGAATGTAGGGAGTGAGAGTGGGAAGAAGAGGAGTAGTTATGGGAGTGAGAAGAAAGTTTTCGCGAATAATGGAGGTGGAGATAGTGATGGAACAAGTGCTAGTGATAAGAGTAAGCTTGTGTTTTTCGATAGGAAGCAGCAGTTTGAGCTTGAGGATTTGTTGAAAGCTTCTGCGGAGATGCTTGGGAAAGGGAGTTTGGGGACTGTTTATAGGGCTGTGCTTGATGATGGTATTGCGGTGGCTGTGAAGAGATTAAAAGATGCTAATCCTTGTGGGAGGAAAGAGTTTGAGCAGTATATGGATGTTATTGGGAGGCTTAAGCACGCGAATGTTGTTAGACTAAGGGCATTCTATTACGCGAAAGAAGAGAAGCTTCTTGTTTATGATTATCTCCCAAATGGAAGCTTATACTCTCTCCTTCATG GGAATCGAGGGCCTGGAAGAATTCCATTAGATTGGACTACAAGAATCAGCTTAGTCTTGGGAGCTGCTCGTGGGCTTGCTCGTGTTCATGAAGAGTATGAGACTGCAAGAATTCCTCATGGAAATGTGAAATCGTCAAATGTTTTGCTTGATAAGAATGGTGTTGCTTGCATAGCTGATTTTGGGTTAGCATTGCTTCTGAATCCAGTACATGCCACAACAAGGTTGGGTGGATATAGGGCACCTGAGCAAGTTGAATTCAAGAGACTCTCGCAAAAAGCAGATGTTTATAGTTTCGGTGTTTTGTTACTGGAAGTGCTCACTGGAAGAGCTCCTTCCAAATTCCCGTCTCCAGCTCCAAATCATCCTCTAGCTGAGGAAGAGGAGGAGCAAGTTGTGGACCTTCCGAAATGGGTTCGGTCAGTGGTGAAGGATGAGTGGACTGCTGAAGTGTTTGATCAGGAATTGTTGAGGTACAAGAACATTGAGGAAGAGCTTGTAGCAATGCTTCAGGTGGCAATGGTTTGTGTTGTGCCACAACCTGAAAAGAGGCCTTCCATGTCAGAAGTGGCGAAACTGATTGAAGAAATTAGGGTGGAGAAGTCTCCATTAGGAGAAGATTACGACGAGTCACGCGACTCGCTGTCACCTTCAGTTGCTACTACTGAAGGTTGA
- the LOC141713541 gene encoding uncharacterized protein LOC141713541, with the protein MASCDDDFSLLDGYATNNAQSNPNIHHRLAASHHHQSFSHRFNKTTPIHAPPPVQSLIQPIHVETSKDLSGDDDGDADGYSDGAFCSQPDPKSFHGAIPFSSENEQVAFENETDMTRSRINHEKRSDREELSDGGTPYSYKRSKLVSAIASAGGSGEYRKDREEWSDSAIACLLDAYTDKFMQLNRGNLRGRDWEEVAGNVSERCEKQCKSVEQCKNKVDNLKKRYKLERHRMSNGGISASHWPWFKKMEVIVGNALPMKTVSEEDKSIGGSASSLKPSKRYGTATSSPSAQITNVKTKPATNPKWRRVVFKISGASLAGSGSHSIDPKVAMLIAREVSMACHVGVEVAIVVGGRNFFCGDTWLTETGLDRCTAYQIGMMATVMNSILLQSALEKMGVQTRVQTAFAMPEVAEPYSRQRAIRHLEKGRVVIFGGIGAGTGNPLFSTDTAAAFRASEIHADAVLKGTMTSNTDGVYEFESRNNNVLFEHVSFREMASRGSSAMDMMAVTFCEENCIPVVIFNLLEPGNISRALSGEQVGTLVDQSGQIS; encoded by the exons ATGGCGTCGTGTGACGACGATTTCTCTCTCCTTGACGGTTACGCAACAAATAACGCCCAATCTAACCCTAATATCCACCACCGTCTTGCCGCCTCTCATCACCACCAATCATTTTCTCACCGTTTCAATAAAACCACTCCGATCCACGCGCCGCCGCCTGTTCAATCGTTAATTCAACCGATCCACGTGGAGACTTCGAAGGATTTGTCCGGCGACGATGACGGCGATGCGGACGGATACAGCGACGGCGCGTTCTGTTCACAGCCTGATCCGAAGTCATTTCACGGTGCGATTCCGTTTTCGAGTGAGAACGAGCAGGTTGCGTTTGAGAATGAGACTGATATGACTAGATCTAGGATCAATCACGAGAAGCGAAGCGATCGAGAGGAGCTGAGCGATGGAGGAACGCCGTATAGTTACAAAAGATCGAAACTTGTGAGTGCGATTGCGTCGGCTGGTGGAAGTGGAGAGTACAGGAAGGATCGAGAGGAGTGGAGCGATTCGGCGATCGCGTGTCTTCTCGATGCGTATACGGATAAGTTTATGCAGCTTAATAGAGGCAATTTGAGAGGGAGAGATTGGGAGGAGGTTGCGGGGAATGTTAGTGAGAGATGTGAGAAGCAATGTAAGAGTGTGGAACAGTGTAAGAATAAGGTGGATAATTTGAAGAAGAGGTATAAATTGGAGAGGCATCGGATGAGTAATGGTGGAATTTCAGCGAGTCATTGGCCTTGGTTTAAGAAGATGGAGGTGATTGTTGGTAATGCTTTACCGATGAAAACTGTTTCTGAAGAGGATAAGTCTATTGGTGGATCCGCATCGTCACTTAAACCGTCCAAGAG ATATGGAACAGCTACTTCCAGCCCAAGTGCTCAAATAACTAACGTGAAGACAAAACCGGCTACCAATCCTAAGTGGCGGAGAGTAGTCTTTAAAATTAGTGGTGCTTCCTTGGCGGGTTCTGGATCTCACAGCATAGACCCAAAG GTGGCAATGCTGATTGCTAGAGAAGTTTCAATGGCTTGTCACGTTGGTGTTGAG GTGGCGATAGTTGTTGGTGGCCGTAACTTCTTTTGTGGAGACACCTGGCTAACAGAAACTGGTTTAGACAGATGTACTGCATATCAAATTGG TATGATGGCAACTGTGATGAATTCCATACTACTCCAGTCTGCCTTGGAGAAGATGGGTGTTCAAACTCGAGTGCAAACCGCATTTGCTATGCCAGAGGTTGCTGAACCGTATAGTAGACAAAGAGCCATCCGGCATCTAGAAAAAGGTAGAGTTGTAATATTTGGAGGTATTGGTGCTGGTACAGGAAATCCACTCTTTTCCACGGACACGGCAGCAGCTTTTAGAGCTTCTGAGA TTCATGCTGATGCTGTCCTCAAAGGCACTATGACAAGCAACACAGATGGTGTCTATGAATTTGAGTCCAGAAATAACAATGTTTTGTTTGAGCACGTTTCCTTTAGGGAAATGGCTTCCAGAGGTTCATCTGCAATGGACATGATGGCTGTGACATTCTGCGAGGAGAACTGTATTCCAG TGGTGATTTTTAACCTACTTGAGCCTGGTAACATATCAAGAGCATTATCCGGAGAGCAAGTTGGAACTTTGGTTGACCAGTCAGGGCAGATCAGTTGA